One genomic window of Methanosalsum zhilinae DSM 4017 includes the following:
- a CDS encoding DHH family phosphoesterase, which produces MKDKCKKCEGQGFKVLSREKCPECKGSGKSKSVDLMKLSQEDLDTFLKEGSVCGKCEGTGEVKNKLKCESCKGEGFFYFCDRCEKPIEKPSEGMEICDICRKKETVHLLDDSCTLDEVEVGKLYHGTVNSLAPFGAFVDLNSRVRGLVHTSNISHPLEERDEVIVFVKEIKQNGNMDLVPRKIESYQTVEVEKELPLVTASDLSGYVGRFVRIEGEVIQVKQTAGPTIFTVSDESGLISGAAFVRAGERAYPHIDSDMIVTMTGEVTARGDDLQVEVMSMKRLSGEMEKTVWERIESAIDNRAAPSEIEFLVKSNILENLLPSMKDVARIIKKAVIKSRPIILRHHADADGMTAALAIEKAILPLIREVGGQDAEYFFYKRSPSKAPFYELLDVIRDISFALEDASRHGQKMPLVILVDNGSTEEDVPAMKQAMIYDIDMVVVDHHHPDEIVDQYLLAHVNPAHVGGDFGVTTGMMCTEIARMINPSVVNDIRHLPAISAVGDRSTAPEAEKYIDLVSEKYSLERLGDIALALDFSAFWLKFSSGKGIVDDITNFGSETRHNRIVSLLCEQANEMISEQMEACIPNVKSRKLPNGAMLNVLDVENYAHKFTFPPPGKTAGEVHDRLIRKFGDIPIITIGYGPDFAVIRSKKVKMNIPRLVKELHQEVTGAGVSGGGHLVVGSIKFVEGKRTEVLACLAQKLGETEVED; this is translated from the coding sequence ATGAAAGATAAGTGTAAAAAGTGTGAAGGGCAGGGTTTTAAAGTATTATCTAGAGAAAAATGTCCTGAATGCAAGGGGTCTGGTAAATCTAAATCAGTTGATCTCATGAAATTGTCCCAGGAGGACCTGGACACCTTTTTAAAAGAAGGATCTGTGTGTGGAAAGTGTGAGGGTACCGGAGAGGTAAAGAACAAACTGAAATGTGAATCCTGCAAAGGAGAGGGATTTTTCTATTTCTGTGACAGGTGTGAAAAACCTATTGAAAAGCCTTCTGAGGGCATGGAGATATGTGATATCTGCAGAAAGAAGGAGACTGTACACCTTCTGGATGATTCCTGTACTCTGGATGAGGTAGAAGTTGGAAAGCTCTACCATGGTACAGTGAACAGCCTAGCACCTTTTGGTGCTTTTGTGGATCTAAATTCCAGGGTTAGGGGACTTGTGCATACCAGCAACATCTCACACCCACTTGAGGAAAGAGATGAAGTCATTGTATTTGTAAAGGAAATAAAACAGAATGGCAATATGGATCTGGTACCAAGAAAAATTGAATCATATCAGACTGTGGAAGTGGAAAAGGAACTTCCTCTGGTAACAGCGTCTGATCTTTCGGGTTATGTGGGGCGGTTTGTAAGAATTGAAGGGGAGGTAATTCAGGTAAAACAGACCGCAGGGCCTACTATATTTACGGTTTCTGATGAATCCGGTCTGATCTCAGGTGCTGCCTTTGTACGGGCAGGTGAGAGGGCATATCCTCATATAGATTCTGATATGATCGTAACCATGACTGGAGAGGTTACTGCCAGGGGGGATGATCTGCAGGTCGAAGTAATGAGCATGAAACGGCTTTCAGGTGAGATGGAGAAAACAGTATGGGAGAGGATAGAAAGTGCCATTGATAATAGAGCCGCTCCCTCTGAGATAGAATTTCTGGTAAAGAGTAATATCCTGGAAAACCTGCTTCCTTCCATGAAAGATGTTGCAAGGATCATCAAGAAGGCAGTAATTAAATCCAGGCCGATAATCCTGAGACATCATGCCGATGCAGACGGGATGACTGCAGCTCTTGCCATAGAGAAGGCCATTCTTCCTCTTATAAGAGAGGTCGGAGGCCAGGACGCAGAATACTTTTTCTATAAACGCTCGCCTTCAAAGGCCCCCTTCTATGAGCTTCTGGATGTTATACGGGATATTTCGTTTGCACTGGAAGATGCAAGCCGCCACGGGCAGAAAATGCCGCTGGTTATCCTTGTGGACAATGGTTCAACAGAAGAGGATGTGCCTGCAATGAAACAGGCTATGATCTATGACATTGATATGGTAGTTGTCGATCATCATCATCCGGATGAAATTGTGGATCAGTATCTGCTGGCTCATGTAAATCCCGCCCATGTGGGAGGAGACTTCGGAGTGACTACAGGTATGATGTGTACTGAAATTGCAAGAATGATCAATCCTTCAGTTGTAAATGACATCAGACACCTGCCTGCCATTTCTGCAGTAGGTGATCGTTCAACCGCTCCTGAAGCTGAAAAATATATTGATCTTGTATCTGAAAAATACTCGCTGGAAAGATTAGGTGATATAGCTCTTGCTCTTGATTTCTCTGCATTCTGGCTAAAGTTTAGCAGTGGTAAGGGAATTGTGGATGATATTACAAACTTTGGCAGTGAGACACGTCATAACAGGATCGTATCTCTGCTCTGTGAGCAGGCAAATGAAATGATATCCGAACAGATGGAGGCCTGTATTCCAAACGTCAAATCCAGAAAACTCCCAAACGGAGCTATGCTCAATGTTCTGGATGTGGAGAATTATGCTCACAAGTTTACTTTTCCACCGCCTGGAAAAACGGCAGGAGAGGTTCATGATCGGCTGATCCGCAAGTTTGGTGACATTCCCATCATTACGATTGGATATGGTCCAGACTTTGCGGTCATAAGATCAAAAAAAGTGAAGATGAACATTCCCCGTCTTGTAAAGGAACTTCATCAGGAAGTGACAGGGGCCGGTGTCAGTGGCGGTGGTCACCTTGTGGTAGGTAGTATTAAATTTGTGGAAGGTAAACGTACAGAGGTTCTTGCATGCCTTGCCCAGAAACTTGGTGAAACAGAGGTTGAGGATTGA
- a CDS encoding slipin family protein, with protein MVSEFIVPTLIIVVIILSQSIKIVNEYERVVIFRLGRFEGVKGPGLFFIIPIIDKTVKVDLRVVTIDVPKQNVITKDNVTVDVDAIVYYKVVEPGAAVTAVEDYKYATAMLSQTTLRDVMGRIELDDVLSQREEINKDIQTMLDTSTDPWGIKVTSVTIRDVNLPTTMHRAIAKQAEAEREKRSRIILSEGEYMAAEKMKDAAMLYQDMPVGIKLRELQTIAEVSREQNLIIITNTTSAGEIAGITEAVAQKKLKGSSKK; from the coding sequence ATGGTCAGTGAATTTATAGTACCCACATTGATTATTGTTGTGATTATTCTATCACAGAGTATCAAGATAGTAAATGAATATGAAAGAGTCGTTATATTCAGGTTAGGACGATTTGAAGGGGTTAAAGGCCCAGGTCTGTTCTTTATAATTCCAATTATAGATAAAACAGTTAAAGTTGATCTTAGAGTTGTTACAATTGATGTTCCAAAGCAGAACGTGATCACAAAGGATAATGTGACTGTTGATGTAGATGCTATTGTATACTACAAGGTTGTGGAACCGGGAGCAGCTGTAACTGCTGTGGAGGATTATAAATATGCAACTGCAATGCTCTCTCAGACAACACTAAGGGATGTTATGGGAAGAATCGAACTTGATGATGTCCTATCTCAGAGAGAGGAGATCAATAAAGATATCCAGACTATGCTGGACACTTCAACAGATCCCTGGGGTATAAAAGTAACTTCTGTAACCATCAGGGATGTAAATCTACCAACAACCATGCACAGGGCAATTGCAAAGCAGGCTGAAGCAGAGCGTGAAAAACGTTCAAGAATAATTCTCTCTGAAGGAGAATACATGGCAGCTGAAAAGATGAAGGATGCTGCAATGCTATATCAGGATATGCCGGTTGGTATCAAGCTTCGTGAATTGCAGACAATTGCAGAAGTTTCAAGGGAACAGAATCTGATAATAATTACCAACACTACCAGTGCAGGAGAAATCGCAGGGATAACAGAGGCTGTTGCTCAGAAAAAACTAAAGGGCAGCAGCAAAAAATAA
- a CDS encoding NfeD family protein, whose translation MKHSKLYLLLIFLFLFFILIPAAADENSRVLVLEISDVITPASDNIVEDAIHKAETENFEALIIRLDTPGGGLDETFRIIELIEGTDVPVIGYVHPPGAKAWSAGTLILISTDIAAMAPHTIIGSAQPVQLSQPVDDPKIINALVAFAREKASMHDRNETIAEEFITRNLNLNAEQALEVGIIEYVAADIDDLLMQIDGISVKGHELRTAGAEIETYQPPLQLVFMNIISNPLISSLLLLLGIYGIIFGISNPGYGPEIFGVIAITLGLIGMGFDVNIAAVFLVLVGAGLLILELQEPGFGVFGFAGVICVIIGSILLIPMNYPDFFVPAEFQINMIIAVVIPSVVVIFLTVIAIYKVLDVRKRKPVIGEMIGDTAEANDNITATQEGYVKYHGEYWKARTQEGTIEKGEKVEIVKKEGPLLIVKKKIDETETVNPE comes from the coding sequence ATGAAACACAGCAAACTGTATCTTCTGCTCATATTTCTTTTTTTATTTTTTATCCTGATACCCGCTGCAGCAGACGAAAATAGCAGAGTACTGGTACTGGAGATATCAGATGTCATCACCCCTGCATCAGATAATATAGTGGAAGATGCAATACATAAAGCCGAAACTGAAAATTTTGAGGCACTGATAATCAGGCTGGATACCCCGGGTGGCGGGCTTGATGAGACATTCAGAATCATAGAGCTGATAGAAGGTACAGATGTGCCGGTGATCGGTTATGTCCATCCTCCGGGAGCAAAGGCATGGTCTGCAGGTACATTGATACTTATCAGCACTGATATTGCTGCAATGGCACCTCACACGATAATTGGTTCTGCCCAGCCAGTACAGCTCTCGCAGCCTGTTGATGATCCAAAGATCATCAATGCACTTGTTGCCTTTGCACGTGAAAAGGCAAGCATGCATGATAGAAATGAGACCATTGCAGAAGAATTCATTACCAGAAACCTGAACCTTAACGCAGAACAGGCTCTTGAAGTGGGAATTATAGAGTATGTAGCAGCTGACATAGACGATCTGCTAATGCAGATCGATGGTATATCTGTCAAGGGACATGAGCTCAGGACTGCAGGTGCAGAAATTGAAACCTATCAGCCACCTCTCCAGCTTGTATTTATGAATATAATATCAAATCCGCTTATATCATCCCTTCTTCTCCTTCTGGGAATATACGGAATTATTTTCGGAATTTCCAATCCCGGATACGGTCCTGAGATATTTGGTGTAATTGCTATCACACTGGGACTTATTGGTATGGGGTTTGATGTGAATATTGCAGCAGTGTTCCTGGTGCTTGTAGGTGCCGGGTTGTTAATCCTGGAATTACAGGAGCCTGGATTTGGGGTATTTGGATTTGCCGGAGTGATATGTGTGATTATAGGAAGTATTCTGTTGATACCAATGAATTATCCTGATTTTTTTGTACCTGCCGAATTTCAGATCAATATGATCATCGCAGTAGTAATACCAAGTGTAGTTGTAATATTTCTTACGGTGATAGCCATCTACAAGGTGCTTGATGTGAGAAAAAGAAAGCCGGTTATAGGTGAGATGATTGGGGATACAGCCGAGGCAAATGATAATATAACAGCCACTCAGGAAGGGTATGTAAAATATCACGGAGAATACTGGAAAGCACGTACACAGGAAGGAACAATTGAGAAGGGAGAAAAGGTGGAGATTGTTAAAAAAGAGGGACCTTTACTTATTGTAAAAAAGAAA